A single region of the Fimbriimonadaceae bacterium genome encodes:
- a CDS encoding penicillin acylase family protein, translating to MLHVLFAFVLAQSAAQDAPQIARDNYGVPHISASGLDDAFFQAGYAVAEDRLWQMENSRRLARGKMSEVFGSRFLPSDREILKTGYSEQQLTQQLQLLGSEGQAAFAAYARGVNAYIATAKQAGKLPKGYADNGFQPEPWTPTDSAAICIRLFQQFGRFGAGEIRGLAMSIYMQGQPCKAKYLDVLDDFMWQNDPGAPTTIAAGEGGNARPALASFTRQDTERQLAAMPKVSLFELLPGFRLESRESSMLAAEERGVPFKMGSYAVAVDKSRSASGNALLLSAPQMGFTDPSIVHEMSISTPQFSVAGMDVPGVPGVVIGYTPNVAWGLTSGVADTDDLVVLNRPDTDKYLYGGTPMPIQKIERELKVKGGSAETVIQEMSHLGPVILDSRGTKTAFVRQSAAWMKELKSLDAVFGVYRAKSSADMNTALAHATVNFNCLFAFSSGDIGYRYVGLVPIRAAGIDPRFPTPGDPKYDWKGMVPFSQMPHVDNPKSGLLYNWNNKPADWWPNLDTPVWGRIFRVWELAGALNKPKLGREDVEMAAWTIARRHSDEKLLLPFIKNALKGAIFDGVNAQTAAQLMNWDGWALQDSVGATIFTNLIAALRVELFAPHVGTMIQPDLFAQAIQPSLILNALEGKTKYSFLGGRKASEVVVAALKRTSESLINARGEAVAAWGYKPATIVYSGEPEVPYRERGTYIQIIEMATTPYGRNVLPPGVAETGPHSRDQIPLSRAWTFKPMKLKS from the coding sequence ATGCTGCACGTTCTTTTTGCTTTTGTCCTGGCACAATCCGCCGCTCAGGACGCCCCCCAAATTGCCCGCGACAACTACGGTGTCCCCCACATCTCCGCGAGCGGCCTCGACGACGCGTTTTTTCAGGCTGGCTATGCCGTTGCCGAAGATCGTCTGTGGCAGATGGAGAACAGCCGGCGCCTCGCTCGGGGAAAGATGTCCGAAGTTTTCGGCTCTCGGTTTCTACCCTCCGACCGCGAAATCCTAAAAACGGGCTATTCCGAGCAGCAACTCACGCAGCAGCTGCAACTCCTTGGCTCAGAGGGGCAAGCAGCTTTTGCCGCCTATGCCCGAGGGGTGAATGCCTACATCGCCACAGCAAAGCAGGCAGGAAAACTCCCGAAAGGGTACGCCGACAACGGCTTTCAGCCTGAGCCTTGGACCCCGACCGACTCCGCCGCGATCTGTATCCGCCTCTTTCAACAGTTCGGCAGGTTTGGAGCAGGCGAGATTCGCGGTCTGGCGATGAGCATCTACATGCAAGGGCAGCCATGCAAGGCCAAGTATCTCGACGTCCTCGACGACTTTATGTGGCAGAACGATCCTGGTGCACCCACCACGATCGCCGCCGGTGAGGGCGGAAACGCGCGCCCAGCCCTTGCCAGCTTTACCCGGCAGGACACCGAGCGCCAGCTTGCAGCAATGCCCAAAGTAAGCCTCTTTGAGCTTCTACCCGGCTTCCGGCTGGAAAGCCGCGAGTCCTCCATGCTTGCCGCCGAGGAGCGCGGCGTACCATTCAAGATGGGGAGCTACGCGGTTGCCGTAGACAAGAGCCGATCGGCCTCCGGGAATGCTCTGCTCCTGTCGGCTCCGCAGATGGGTTTCACTGATCCGTCCATCGTCCACGAAATGTCGATCTCGACCCCCCAATTCAGTGTCGCGGGAATGGACGTTCCCGGCGTCCCTGGAGTCGTGATCGGATACACACCGAACGTGGCTTGGGGGCTCACGAGCGGGGTTGCGGACACCGATGATCTGGTTGTCCTGAACCGCCCCGACACCGACAAATACCTCTACGGCGGCACGCCAATGCCAATCCAAAAGATTGAGCGCGAGCTGAAAGTAAAGGGAGGCAGCGCCGAAACGGTCATCCAAGAGATGAGTCACCTGGGGCCGGTCATCCTGGATAGCCGAGGCACGAAGACGGCTTTCGTACGTCAAAGCGCCGCGTGGATGAAAGAGCTCAAATCGCTGGACGCCGTCTTCGGCGTTTACCGTGCAAAATCATCCGCCGACATGAACACAGCCTTGGCCCATGCAACCGTCAACTTCAACTGTCTCTTCGCCTTTAGCTCGGGTGACATCGGCTACCGCTACGTCGGACTCGTGCCCATTCGCGCCGCAGGAATCGACCCCCGCTTCCCAACGCCCGGCGACCCCAAGTACGACTGGAAGGGGATGGTCCCGTTTTCCCAGATGCCCCACGTAGACAATCCCAAGTCCGGCCTCCTCTACAACTGGAACAACAAGCCCGCCGACTGGTGGCCCAATCTCGACACCCCGGTTTGGGGACGGATCTTCCGAGTTTGGGAGCTTGCCGGAGCGCTGAACAAGCCCAAGCTCGGCAGGGAAGATGTGGAGATGGCGGCTTGGACCATCGCCCGCCGACACTCCGACGAGAAGCTGCTCCTCCCCTTCATCAAGAACGCACTCAAAGGAGCGATCTTTGACGGGGTGAATGCGCAGACAGCGGCCCAACTGATGAACTGGGACGGGTGGGCATTGCAAGACTCGGTCGGGGCAACCATCTTTACCAACCTCATCGCCGCTCTTCGCGTTGAACTCTTCGCCCCCCACGTCGGCACCATGATCCAACCCGACCTCTTTGCCCAAGCCATCCAGCCAAGCCTCATCCTCAACGCCCTAGAAGGCAAGACGAAGTACTCGTTTTTGGGTGGGCGTAAAGCGTCGGAGGTCGTCGTCGCGGCGCTCAAGCGCACCAGCGAAAGCCTGATCAATGCCCGTGGAGAGGCCGTAGCGGCGTGGGGATACAAGCCCGCGACAATCGTGTACAGCGGCGAGCCGGAGGTCCCCTATCGCGAACGTGGCACGTATATCCAGATCATCGAGATGGCTACCACCCCCTACGGCAGGAACGTTCTGCCCCCCGGAGTCGCCGAAACAGGCCCCCACAGCCGTGACCAAATCCCACTCTCCCGGGCATGGACATTCAAGCCGATGAAGCTGAAATCGTAG
- a CDS encoding NAD+ synthase: MPIPVYRGKPFDPTDDANLRINPDLVIHWLVKFLQDECIRRRRISKAVIGLSGGVDSAVTTYLCAKAFGPENTHVIRMPYKISSSESLDHAQLIIDDLGLPSQTIDITAMVDGYLQFQADADATRIGNVCARSRMIVLFDQSAELKALPIGTGNKTERLFGYYTWHADDAPPINPLGDLFKSQVWQIAEALGVPEVIVKKAPTADLVKGQTDESDFGMSYAQADRILYYLTLNYSEQKLIAMGFPESDVRLAFRKVQSTHWKRRLPTVAMLSNSAIGEYYLRPVDY, translated from the coding sequence ATGCCCATCCCGGTCTATCGCGGCAAGCCGTTTGACCCTACGGACGACGCGAATCTTCGTATAAATCCTGACTTGGTCATTCATTGGCTGGTGAAGTTTCTGCAGGACGAGTGCATTCGGCGGCGACGCATCTCAAAAGCGGTGATCGGGCTGTCGGGGGGCGTTGACTCTGCCGTGACGACTTATCTGTGCGCGAAAGCGTTTGGGCCGGAGAACACGCACGTGATTCGGATGCCCTACAAGATTTCGTCTAGCGAGTCTCTAGATCACGCTCAACTCATCATTGACGATCTGGGGCTGCCCTCGCAGACCATCGACATCACGGCGATGGTTGATGGCTACCTTCAGTTCCAGGCCGACGCCGATGCCACCCGGATAGGAAATGTGTGTGCACGGTCGCGGATGATCGTCCTGTTCGATCAATCTGCGGAGCTCAAAGCGCTGCCTATCGGCACGGGCAATAAAACGGAGCGGCTCTTTGGATACTACACCTGGCATGCCGACGACGCTCCTCCGATCAATCCGCTTGGAGACTTGTTCAAGAGTCAGGTTTGGCAGATCGCAGAGGCGCTGGGCGTTCCCGAGGTCATCGTGAAAAAAGCGCCCACCGCCGACTTGGTGAAAGGGCAAACTGACGAAAGCGACTTTGGGATGAGCTATGCGCAGGCAGATCGGATCCTCTACTACCTCACGCTGAACTATTCGGAGCAGAAGCTGATCGCGATGGGATTTCCTGAAAGCGACGTGAGGCTTGCATTCCGAAAGGTTCAATCGACGCACTGGAAGCGTCGGTTGCCGACTGTGGCGATGCTGAGCAACAGCGCGATCGGCGAGTACTACCTGCGGCCCGTCGATTACTGA
- a CDS encoding PEP-CTERM sorting domain-containing protein: protein MRIRTFTILGLAFFALPGAHAAIAFNNFGAGDSFNTGSGGTIGGSSSQVGYIIQGNGFNSLATGQISTITLGYGHVTGTNSTTFRLFGGTAGSVGSFITSWTVTNSPAFGSGGLVVINNTDALATLNSGTDYWLIAEAASDAWQAWNNNNIGDVGPHAVSNDGGATYGIGNGSRNVFRVEVEPVPEPASMAVLGIGALALIRRRRSRKA from the coding sequence ATGCGAATTCGTACATTTACGATTCTCGGTCTCGCTTTCTTTGCGCTTCCTGGCGCTCACGCGGCCATTGCTTTCAACAATTTTGGAGCTGGCGATTCTTTCAATACAGGTTCTGGTGGAACGATTGGTGGATCGTCTAGCCAAGTCGGCTACATTATCCAGGGCAACGGCTTTAACTCTCTTGCAACCGGTCAGATTTCGACCATCACACTCGGCTACGGTCACGTGACTGGAACAAACTCGACGACCTTCCGATTATTCGGAGGAACCGCAGGAAGTGTTGGCTCATTTATCACATCCTGGACAGTAACGAACAGCCCAGCCTTTGGTTCGGGTGGCCTTGTCGTCATCAACAACACGGACGCACTTGCCACGCTGAATTCGGGCACGGACTACTGGCTGATCGCCGAAGCCGCATCAGACGCTTGGCAGGCTTGGAATAATAATAACATCGGCGATGTTGGACCGCACGCGGTCAGCAACGACGGTGGTGCCACCTACGGCATCGGGAACGGAAGCCGCAACGTATTCCGCGTTGAAGTAGAGCCGGTTCCTGAGCCCGCTTCGATGGCAGTTCTTGGCATCGGTGCGCTCGCGCTGATCCGACGACGACGAAGCCGCAAGGCGTAA
- a CDS encoding acyl-CoA thioesterase produces the protein MTSKRASETRVSTAQIMQPNDANFHGYVFGGVILSMIDLTSYAVSGRFAEKLTVTASFDRVDFHEPIEVGELVEVVGYVTYVGRTSMEITLEIYADNVLKGNRRHTNTARVTMVAIEDGKPVEVPRLICESREDKIRFIQGRLRREVRKLHIQELHKRFAEVESATDEELDALIAQD, from the coding sequence ATGACCTCCAAGAGAGCCTCCGAAACCAGGGTCAGCACGGCCCAAATCATGCAGCCCAACGACGCCAACTTTCATGGCTACGTGTTTGGTGGCGTGATCCTTTCGATGATCGACTTGACGTCTTACGCCGTCTCAGGGAGATTCGCCGAGAAGCTGACCGTAACGGCAAGTTTCGACCGTGTGGATTTTCACGAACCGATTGAGGTTGGGGAGTTGGTCGAAGTGGTGGGTTACGTCACGTACGTTGGGCGCACATCAATGGAAATCACTCTGGAAATCTACGCCGATAACGTGCTTAAAGGCAACCGAAGACATACCAATACGGCCCGGGTCACAATGGTCGCCATAGAAGACGGCAAACCGGTTGAGGTTCCACGCCTCATATGTGAGAGTCGTGAAGATAAAATCCGCTTTATTCAAGGCCGACTTCGCCGCGAAGTGCGCAAGCTTCACATACAAGAGTTGCACAAAAGATTTGCCGAAGTTGAGAGTGCAACGGATGAAGAACTCGACGCACTCATCGCCCAAGACTAA
- the tpiA gene encoding triose-phosphate isomerase yields MRRKLIAGNWKMNMTIAEGCAAVEAFIEAVELKHMVDVVICPPFTSLHSIYQLIRRTHVELGAQDVFWMEKGAFTGQVSAFHIADAGAKYCIVGHSETRGKFGKVEVSEETLPFFSETDHTVNLKIRTLLYHNIAPILCVGETLAEREAGSTDHVVQQQLTGALENIEPAELMTLSVAYEPVWAIGTGKTCDSAEADRVCGMIRERLDNLLGEQLSSGIRVLYGGSVKASNARELFAQPNIDGGLVGGASLDPEEFSQIVKYA; encoded by the coding sequence ATGCGAAGAAAGCTCATTGCCGGTAACTGGAAGATGAATATGACCATCGCCGAGGGGTGCGCGGCGGTTGAGGCGTTCATCGAAGCCGTCGAGCTTAAGCATATGGTCGACGTTGTGATCTGTCCACCTTTCACGTCCTTGCATAGCATTTATCAGTTGATCCGCCGAACGCATGTCGAGCTCGGCGCCCAAGATGTTTTCTGGATGGAGAAGGGTGCATTTACCGGGCAGGTCAGCGCTTTTCACATAGCCGATGCGGGGGCAAAGTACTGTATCGTTGGGCACAGCGAGACGCGCGGTAAGTTCGGAAAAGTGGAGGTTTCGGAAGAAACGCTGCCCTTTTTCTCAGAAACGGATCACACCGTCAACCTCAAAATTCGCACGCTGCTCTATCACAACATTGCCCCGATCCTTTGCGTAGGAGAGACGCTCGCCGAACGTGAGGCTGGCTCGACCGATCACGTCGTTCAACAACAATTGACGGGTGCGCTGGAAAACATCGAACCCGCCGAGCTGATGACATTGAGCGTGGCTTACGAGCCAGTTTGGGCGATTGGCACCGGCAAAACCTGCGACTCCGCCGAGGCCGATAGAGTTTGTGGAATGATCCGCGAACGCCTTGATAATCTTCTCGGAGAGCAACTCTCCAGCGGTATTCGAGTTCTTTATGGAGGCAGTGTAAAAGCCTCAAATGCCCGGGAACTGTTTGCCCAGCCAAACATTGACGGTGGCCTGGTCGGCGGGGCCAGCCTCGATCCCGAAGAGTTTAGCCAGATTGTGAAGTACGCATGA
- a CDS encoding OsmC family protein: MAHIHEYPVAVNWTGGRDGEGSVKGGNSGVSNPISVPAEFQGPGKGTNPEELLCSAVAACYTMTFGIIAGNRKLPVKGLEANAVGEVEQAGMQFTYKKITIRPTITLEASATDADHAMAEDMAHKADAYCIITNAVRGKVEIVVEPTIVRS, encoded by the coding sequence ATGGCTCACATACACGAGTATCCCGTCGCTGTAAATTGGACGGGTGGCCGAGACGGAGAGGGCTCCGTCAAGGGCGGCAATAGCGGTGTCTCCAATCCGATCAGCGTTCCTGCAGAGTTTCAAGGTCCGGGCAAAGGAACCAACCCCGAAGAGCTGCTGTGCAGCGCCGTCGCGGCGTGCTACACCATGACGTTCGGAATTATCGCCGGAAACCGAAAGCTTCCTGTTAAGGGCTTGGAAGCAAACGCCGTTGGCGAAGTCGAACAGGCTGGAATGCAGTTCACCTACAAAAAGATCACGATCCGCCCCACCATCACGCTGGAAGCTTCGGCAACAGATGCCGATCATGCCATGGCTGAGGATATGGCGCACAAGGCCGACGCCTACTGCATCATCACAAACGCAGTTCGCGGAAAGGTTGAAATCGTGGTTGAGCCCACGATCGTGCGATCTTAG
- a CDS encoding prepilin-type N-terminal cleavage/methylation domain-containing protein has product MKRAFTLIELLVVIAIIAILAAILFPVFAQAKLTAKKTKGLSQVKQIGTATQIYLVDFDDVYFPYRVNGTNPDYVKTTNQMGAAFADSVFGTNSRTRIFFNQLLEPYVKNNELWKAPTNAIAWVGYDPTGNSTDTPAFRSYGGQNSYGVNNYMFTPVGEPPSSTVIEDVSNTVMLVDASYYNVLPRNPCQLIGQQFDPTTSTYPFYWKSLGNSTYFRPGGPPSDAEAERLIQQRYSGQLNVVRADTSTKTTDWKKVVNDAPRTGYTQSMWDPYKAGCN; this is encoded by the coding sequence CATTTACACTCATCGAACTACTCGTCGTCATTGCGATTATCGCAATTCTTGCCGCCATCCTATTTCCCGTCTTTGCCCAGGCGAAGCTGACCGCAAAGAAGACTAAAGGGCTTTCTCAGGTGAAGCAGATCGGCACTGCAACTCAGATCTATCTCGTCGATTTCGACGATGTCTACTTCCCGTATCGCGTCAACGGTACCAATCCGGACTATGTGAAGACGACCAACCAGATGGGCGCTGCCTTTGCCGACTCGGTGTTTGGGACCAACTCGCGAACGCGCATCTTCTTCAATCAACTGCTTGAGCCGTACGTAAAAAATAATGAGCTTTGGAAGGCCCCGACCAACGCGATTGCTTGGGTTGGCTACGACCCGACGGGCAACTCCACAGACACCCCGGCCTTTCGCAGTTATGGAGGACAAAACTCTTACGGCGTAAACAATTATATGTTTACTCCGGTAGGTGAGCCGCCCTCCTCAACCGTGATAGAGGACGTTTCGAACACGGTTATGTTGGTTGACGCAAGCTACTATAACGTTCTCCCGCGAAACCCATGCCAACTTATCGGTCAACAGTTCGACCCAACGACGAGCACTTACCCCTTCTACTGGAAAAGTCTGGGCAACTCCACCTACTTCCGACCGGGCGGACCCCCCTCCGATGCTGAGGCCGAGAGACTCATTCAGCAGCGCTACAGTGGTCAGCTAAACGTCGTCCGTGCCGACACGAGCACGAAGACAACCGACTGGAAGAAGGTTGTCAACGATGCGCCGCGAACGGGCTACACACAGTCCATGTGGGACCCGTACAAGGCTGGCTGCAACTAA